A section of the Agrococcus sp. SGAir0287 genome encodes:
- a CDS encoding aspartate-semialdehyde dehydrogenase has product MSLRLGIVGATGQVGGKVIELIEQRGLAVDELRLFASSRSAGSQLVVGGERITVEDAATADPTGLDVAIFSAGATTSRAQAERFAAAGVTVVDNSSAWRMDPDVPLVVSEVNAHALDTIPKGIVANPNCTTMAAMPVLRPLHAEAGLARLVVATYQAVSGTGLAGVEELLGQLQAAVAQHPERLTHDGHALDLPEPVKYVAPIAMNVLPLAGSIVDDGEGETDEEKKLRNESRKILEIPDLLVAGTCVRVPVFTGHSLSIHAEFDRPISPERARELLADAPGVVLADVPTPQDAAGTDPTIVGRIRADQSAPEGRGLVLFLSSDNLRKGAALNALQIAELLAARIAA; this is encoded by the coding sequence ATGAGCCTGCGGCTCGGCATCGTCGGCGCCACGGGCCAGGTCGGTGGCAAGGTCATCGAGCTCATCGAGCAGCGCGGGCTCGCGGTCGACGAGCTGCGACTGTTCGCATCCTCGCGCTCCGCCGGCTCGCAGCTCGTGGTGGGCGGCGAGCGGATCACGGTCGAGGATGCGGCGACGGCGGATCCGACGGGCCTCGACGTCGCGATCTTCTCGGCGGGCGCGACGACGTCGCGTGCGCAGGCGGAGCGCTTCGCAGCCGCGGGCGTCACGGTCGTCGACAACTCCTCGGCGTGGCGCATGGATCCGGACGTGCCGCTCGTGGTCTCCGAGGTCAACGCCCACGCGCTCGACACGATCCCCAAGGGCATCGTCGCGAATCCGAACTGCACGACGATGGCCGCGATGCCCGTGCTGCGTCCGCTGCACGCGGAGGCGGGGCTCGCCCGCCTCGTCGTCGCGACCTACCAGGCCGTCTCCGGCACGGGCCTCGCTGGCGTGGAGGAGCTGCTGGGCCAGCTGCAGGCGGCGGTCGCGCAGCATCCCGAGCGCCTGACGCACGACGGTCACGCGCTCGACCTGCCCGAGCCGGTCAAGTACGTCGCCCCGATCGCGATGAACGTCCTGCCGCTCGCGGGATCGATCGTCGACGACGGCGAGGGCGAGACCGACGAGGAGAAGAAGCTCCGCAACGAGAGCCGCAAGATCCTCGAGATCCCCGACCTGCTCGTCGCCGGCACCTGCGTGCGCGTGCCGGTCTTCACCGGCCACTCGCTGTCGATCCACGCCGAGTTCGACCGACCGATCAGCCCCGAGCGCGCCCGCGAGCTGCTGGCGGACGCACCGGGCGTCGTCCTCGCCGACGTGCCGACGCCGCAGGATGCGGCGGGCACCGACCCCACGATCGTCGGCCGCATCCGCGCCGATCAGTCGGCGCCGGAGGGGCGCGGCCTCGTGCTGTTCCTCTCGAGCGACAACCTCCGCAAGGGCGCGGCGCTCAACGCGCTGCAGATCGCCGAGCTGCTCGCGGCGCGCATCGCCGCCTGA
- a CDS encoding malate:quinone oxidoreductase, with the protein MKTIDVALIGGGIMSATLGALLQRLEPEWSIEVYERLSRVAEESSNPWNNAGTGHAALCELNYTPEGADGTISPAKAIEINEQFQVSRQLWASFVEDGVLPDPTAFISPTPHMSFVWGEANVDYLRRRYEALKDEPLFEGMEFSTDAATIRSWAPLLIPGRRKDQPIAATRITSGTDVDFGALSRALFEGMERGGARIRTGKKVAGLKRGKDGIWTIRLRDEVGRTPSSIRARFVFVGAGGGALRLLQKSGIPEAHGYGGFPITGEWLRCDDPSIVDRHDAKVYGKASVGAPPMSVPHLDTRVVDGSTSLLFGPYAGFSPKYLKTGSNLDLFSTIRPHNLYPMVRAGLANLGLVKYLFGEVLSTKAKQMETLREFMPNARSADWHLVKAGQRVQVMKKDPEKGGVLQFGTEIVTGADGTIAGLLGASPGASTAAPIMLTILERCFPDRFPAWRGEVERLVPSFGTRLNDDREAARASIARTTRVLRLDRGANGAAEAVTAVEAASA; encoded by the coding sequence ATGAAGACGATCGACGTGGCCCTGATCGGCGGTGGGATCATGAGCGCCACGCTCGGCGCTCTCCTCCAGAGGCTCGAGCCCGAGTGGAGCATCGAGGTCTACGAGCGACTCTCGCGCGTCGCGGAGGAGTCCTCGAACCCGTGGAACAACGCCGGCACGGGTCACGCGGCCCTGTGCGAGCTCAACTACACGCCCGAGGGCGCCGACGGCACCATCTCGCCGGCGAAGGCCATCGAGATCAACGAGCAGTTCCAGGTGTCGCGGCAGCTGTGGGCGTCGTTCGTCGAGGACGGCGTGCTGCCCGACCCGACCGCCTTCATCTCGCCGACGCCGCACATGAGCTTCGTGTGGGGTGAGGCGAACGTCGACTACCTCCGCCGCCGCTACGAGGCGCTCAAGGACGAGCCGCTGTTCGAGGGCATGGAGTTCTCGACCGACGCCGCGACGATCCGCTCGTGGGCGCCGTTGCTCATCCCCGGGCGCCGCAAGGACCAGCCGATCGCCGCCACCCGCATCACGTCCGGCACCGACGTCGACTTCGGCGCCCTCTCGCGCGCGCTCTTCGAGGGCATGGAGCGCGGCGGCGCGCGCATCCGCACCGGGAAGAAGGTCGCGGGCCTGAAGCGCGGCAAGGACGGCATCTGGACGATCCGCCTGCGCGACGAGGTCGGCAGGACCCCCTCGAGCATCCGCGCGCGCTTCGTGTTCGTCGGCGCCGGCGGCGGCGCCCTGCGGCTGCTGCAGAAGTCGGGGATCCCGGAGGCGCACGGCTACGGCGGCTTCCCGATCACGGGCGAGTGGCTGCGCTGCGACGACCCGTCGATCGTCGATCGGCACGACGCGAAGGTCTACGGCAAGGCGAGCGTCGGCGCCCCGCCGATGTCGGTGCCGCACCTCGACACGCGCGTCGTCGACGGCTCGACGAGCCTCCTCTTCGGCCCCTACGCCGGCTTCAGCCCCAAGTACCTGAAGACGGGCTCGAATCTCGACCTCTTCTCGACGATCCGTCCGCACAACCTCTACCCGATGGTGCGCGCGGGCCTGGCGAACCTCGGCCTCGTCAAGTACCTCTTCGGCGAGGTGCTGTCGACGAAGGCGAAGCAGATGGAGACGCTGCGCGAGTTCATGCCGAACGCGCGGTCGGCCGACTGGCACCTCGTGAAGGCGGGGCAGCGCGTGCAGGTCATGAAGAAGGACCCCGAGAAGGGTGGCGTGCTGCAGTTCGGCACCGAGATCGTCACGGGCGCGGACGGCACGATCGCGGGACTGCTCGGCGCGTCGCCGGGGGCGTCGACCGCGGCGCCGATCATGCTGACGATCCTCGAGCGCTGCTTCCCCGACCGCTTCCCCGCATGGCGCGGCGAGGTCGAGCGGCTCGTCCCGTCGTTCGGCACGCGTCTCAACGACGACCGCGAGGCCGCACGCGCGAGCATCGCGCGCACGACGCGCGTGCTGCGGCTGGATCGCGGCGCGAACGGCGCTGCCGAGGCCGTGACGGCCGTCGAGGCCGCCTCGGCCTGA
- a CDS encoding sigma factor-like helix-turn-helix DNA-binding protein, whose amino-acid sequence MGADAVRTRGRITLGIIDDFAILLESLRVWLERNAPDLDVVVCASTFRDFAMDPSFPPDVTLIGELRHESTTIASRIKACVAAGSQVVIVADDRSVDHHQALQAGAAEALPRKTPMLEIVQAIRRASQRQLPTVRRSVPLERPRLSPGERQALTYYVQGYSTQQVATAMNVKYETAKTFLRRVRQKYAAVDRAAGKRADLIVRATEDGIL is encoded by the coding sequence ATGGGCGCGGATGCAGTGCGGACCCGGGGGCGGATCACCCTCGGCATCATCGACGACTTCGCGATCCTGCTCGAGTCGCTCCGCGTCTGGCTGGAGCGCAACGCGCCGGATCTCGACGTCGTCGTGTGCGCGTCGACCTTCCGCGACTTCGCCATGGACCCGTCGTTCCCGCCGGACGTCACGCTCATCGGCGAGCTGCGGCACGAGTCGACCACCATCGCGTCGCGCATCAAGGCGTGCGTCGCAGCCGGGTCGCAGGTCGTCATCGTCGCCGATGACCGATCCGTCGACCACCACCAGGCGCTGCAGGCGGGCGCTGCGGAGGCGCTGCCCCGCAAGACGCCGATGCTCGAGATCGTGCAGGCCATCCGGCGCGCCAGCCAGCGACAGCTGCCGACCGTGCGTCGCTCCGTGCCGCTCGAGCGCCCGCGCCTCAGCCCCGGCGAGCGCCAGGCGCTCACGTACTACGTGCAGGGCTACTCGACGCAGCAGGTCGCGACGGCGATGAACGTCAAGTACGAGACGGCCAAGACGTTCCTGCGCCGCGTGCGCCAGAAGTACGCCGCCGTGGACCGTGCGGCGGGCAAGCGTGCGGACCTCATCGTGCGCGCGACGGAGGACGGCATCCTCTAG
- a CDS encoding thymidine kinase, with translation MAKLYFRYGAMNSGKSTALLQAAFNYEERGQRVLLAKPSTDTKGDGAIVSRLGVTREADFCVAPDDAMLAAFVHAAGGDPGGDHVACLLVDEAQFLQPEQVDDLLRIAVLHDVPVLAYGIRTDFRTHAFPGSARLMEIAHSLEELKTICRCGRKALFNGRRVGQRFVFEGDQVAIDGEAVAYESLCASCYLRESGGVLA, from the coding sequence GTGGCCAAGCTCTACTTCCGCTACGGGGCGATGAACTCGGGCAAGTCCACCGCGCTGCTGCAGGCGGCGTTCAACTACGAGGAGCGCGGGCAGCGCGTGCTGCTGGCGAAGCCGTCGACCGACACGAAGGGCGACGGCGCGATCGTGTCGCGGCTCGGCGTGACGCGCGAGGCCGACTTCTGCGTCGCGCCGGACGACGCCATGCTCGCGGCCTTCGTGCACGCCGCAGGCGGCGATCCCGGCGGCGACCACGTCGCGTGCCTGCTCGTGGACGAGGCGCAGTTCCTGCAGCCCGAGCAGGTCGACGACCTGCTGCGCATCGCCGTGCTGCACGACGTGCCCGTGCTCGCCTACGGCATCCGCACCGACTTCCGCACGCACGCCTTCCCGGGCTCGGCGCGGCTCATGGAGATCGCGCACTCGCTGGAGGAGTTGAAGACGATCTGCCGCTGCGGGCGCAAGGCGCTCTTCAACGGCCGTCGCGTCGGGCAGCGCTTCGTCTTCGAGGGCGACCAGGTCGCCATCGACGGCGAGGCGGTCGCGTACGAGTCGCTGTGCGCCTCCTGCTACCTGCGGGAGTCGGGCGGCGTGCTGGCCTGA
- a CDS encoding metallophosphoesterase, which yields MTAAYATLVERTAFRVRHETVRVLPPGSAPIRVLHLSDQHLAPWQRGKVEWLRSLASLEPDLVVSTGDALGHRDAIPALARSLEPLRGIPGVFVHGSNDLYGPVMKNPTRYLLGPSSKRLAPREPDLDTAALEAVYADLGWLDLDNHARALEIAGTRLELFGTHDAHHGWDRLGDMRDELAALRERADWSPTTRGPVAIGVTHAPYRRILDALVAGGAEVLFAGHTHGGQVRIPGGHALVANCDIPLEQASGLSTWEHAGATAALEVSQGIGTSIYAPFRLGTPPEAVLVSLEARAIG from the coding sequence GTGACGGCGGCGTACGCGACCCTCGTCGAGCGCACGGCGTTCCGCGTGCGGCACGAGACCGTGCGCGTGCTGCCGCCCGGCAGCGCGCCGATCCGCGTGCTGCACCTGTCCGATCAGCACCTCGCGCCCTGGCAGCGCGGCAAGGTCGAGTGGCTGCGCTCGCTCGCGTCGCTCGAGCCCGACCTCGTCGTCTCGACCGGAGATGCGCTCGGCCATCGCGACGCGATCCCGGCGCTCGCGCGGTCGCTCGAGCCGCTGCGGGGCATCCCGGGCGTCTTCGTGCACGGCTCGAACGACCTGTACGGGCCCGTGATGAAGAACCCGACGCGCTACCTGCTCGGCCCGTCGTCCAAGCGGCTCGCACCCCGCGAGCCCGACCTCGACACGGCGGCGCTCGAGGCCGTCTACGCCGACCTCGGCTGGCTCGACCTCGACAACCACGCGCGGGCGCTCGAGATCGCCGGCACGCGGCTCGAGCTGTTCGGCACGCACGACGCCCATCACGGCTGGGATCGCCTCGGCGACATGCGCGACGAGCTCGCCGCGCTGCGCGAGCGCGCCGACTGGTCGCCGACGACGCGCGGACCCGTCGCCATCGGCGTCACCCACGCACCGTACCGCCGCATCCTCGACGCCCTCGTCGCGGGCGGGGCGGAGGTCCTCTTCGCCGGCCATACGCACGGCGGGCAGGTGCGCATCCCGGGCGGGCACGCGCTCGTCGCGAACTGCGACATCCCCCTCGAGCAGGCGTCGGGGCTGTCGACGTGGGAGCACGCGGGCGCCACGGCGGCCCTCGAGGTCTCGCAGGGTATCGGCACCTCGATCTACGCGCCGTTCCGGCTCGGCACGCCGCCGGAGGCCGTGCTCGTGTCGCTGGAGGCGCGCGCGATCGGCTAG
- a CDS encoding transglycosylase domain-containing protein, which yields MPARSTAKHAPGSLLGSLLGLIGFSVVAGLLVSATVTPAVAVASSTANSGLDIFENLPEFAQIEEQSEVSTIYGTLDGNPVPIAEFYSQNREIVTLAQAGQWAPLAAIAGEDRRFYDHGGVDAPSIVRAALGQVTGGSGGASSLTMQLVRQQIVEVACQIVDPETDERFDPELCADQTTDSYGRKLQEMRFAIGLEQRYTKNEILAAYLNIANFGNATYGIQAAAQRYFGLDAWQLSIAQAASIMTIVQNPSTLNLFSPDNYERNEVRRNYIIDAMLDVGYITQEQHDEAVATPVDDAFVNIQPAASGCIASYYGSTGFFCDYVQELLKQPQSDGTYILGDDVESATRALNLGGLQIYTSIDVGLNEEVQANLDTYAPNTETRLELGAAVTMLEVGTGRVLAMAQNKDYANVDDAPYTATGINYNVDNRYGGGGGFQPGSGYKIFTLAAWIEAGYSVNTSLDTSRHPRTVQTCDGAVERNYDPQNNEGFSSPRQDVTGIFVNSMNTGVAEMGTRVPVCAVHDVATRMGTTPANQDAYTDNYASWFIGTAGNVTPMSMAEAFQTIANGGVHCEPRAIDRIVARDGSEIAVPAQDCEQAITPEVASVMQFVLQEVTNRNPANNPPGNAPVISKTGTSDNVVQTWTNGASSSVATSVWVGNIRGNVGLLDAAGGSRALWNIRSQVFTSSMADALARYPGGAFLQPDPETLQGNAIALPNVAGQTPDEARATLEGAGFSVVVGATVPGAQEAGRVEYTSPGAGSLVLPEASVTLLVSDGSQYAPPESAIPDLEGQSLGDARSTMSAAGFDPANLQITWAQAPGGQRCEVLDQNPDPGTNGPPSSPVSIVVGSDRAGQDPGC from the coding sequence ATGCCAGCCCGCTCGACCGCCAAGCATGCGCCCGGGTCCCTGCTCGGGAGCCTCCTCGGCCTCATCGGCTTCTCCGTCGTCGCCGGCCTCCTCGTGAGCGCCACGGTGACGCCCGCCGTGGCCGTCGCATCCAGCACCGCGAACAGCGGGCTCGACATCTTCGAGAACCTGCCGGAGTTCGCGCAGATCGAGGAGCAGTCCGAGGTCTCGACGATCTACGGCACCCTCGATGGCAACCCCGTGCCCATCGCCGAGTTCTACAGCCAGAACCGCGAGATCGTCACGCTCGCGCAGGCCGGCCAGTGGGCGCCGCTCGCCGCGATCGCCGGCGAGGACCGTCGCTTCTACGACCATGGCGGCGTCGACGCGCCCTCGATCGTGCGCGCCGCGCTCGGTCAGGTCACGGGCGGCTCCGGCGGCGCCTCGAGCCTCACGATGCAGCTCGTGCGCCAGCAGATCGTCGAGGTCGCGTGCCAGATCGTGGATCCCGAGACGGACGAGCGGTTCGACCCCGAGCTGTGCGCCGACCAGACCACCGACTCGTACGGCCGCAAGCTGCAGGAGATGCGCTTCGCCATCGGCCTCGAGCAGCGGTACACGAAGAACGAGATCCTCGCGGCGTACCTCAACATCGCGAACTTCGGCAACGCGACGTACGGCATCCAGGCCGCCGCGCAGCGGTACTTCGGCCTCGATGCGTGGCAGCTGAGCATCGCCCAGGCCGCGTCGATCATGACGATCGTGCAGAACCCGTCGACGCTCAACCTCTTCTCGCCCGACAACTACGAGCGCAACGAGGTGCGACGGAACTACATCATCGACGCGATGCTCGACGTCGGCTACATCACCCAGGAGCAGCACGACGAGGCCGTCGCCACGCCCGTCGACGACGCGTTCGTCAACATCCAGCCCGCCGCGTCGGGCTGCATCGCCTCCTACTACGGCTCGACCGGCTTCTTCTGCGACTACGTGCAGGAGCTCCTGAAGCAGCCGCAGAGCGACGGCACGTACATCCTCGGCGACGACGTCGAGTCGGCCACGCGCGCCCTCAACCTCGGCGGCCTGCAGATCTACACGTCGATCGACGTGGGGCTCAACGAGGAGGTCCAGGCGAACCTCGACACCTACGCGCCCAACACCGAGACGAGGCTCGAGCTCGGCGCCGCGGTGACGATGCTCGAGGTCGGCACCGGCCGCGTGCTCGCGATGGCGCAGAACAAGGACTACGCGAACGTCGACGACGCCCCGTACACGGCCACGGGCATCAACTACAACGTCGACAACCGGTACGGCGGCGGCGGCGGCTTCCAGCCGGGATCCGGCTACAAGATCTTCACGCTCGCCGCGTGGATCGAGGCCGGGTACTCGGTGAACACGTCGCTCGACACCTCGCGCCACCCCCGCACCGTGCAGACGTGCGACGGCGCCGTCGAGCGCAACTACGACCCGCAGAACAACGAGGGCTTCTCCTCGCCGCGGCAGGACGTCACCGGCATCTTCGTCAACTCGATGAACACGGGCGTCGCCGAGATGGGCACCCGCGTCCCCGTCTGCGCCGTCCACGACGTCGCGACGCGGATGGGCACGACGCCCGCCAACCAGGACGCGTACACCGACAACTACGCGTCGTGGTTCATCGGAACGGCGGGCAACGTGACGCCGATGTCGATGGCGGAGGCCTTCCAGACCATCGCGAACGGCGGCGTGCACTGCGAGCCGCGTGCGATCGACCGCATCGTCGCGCGCGACGGATCGGAGATCGCCGTGCCCGCGCAGGACTGCGAGCAGGCCATCACCCCCGAGGTCGCCTCGGTCATGCAGTTCGTGCTGCAGGAGGTCACGAACCGCAACCCCGCGAACAACCCGCCGGGCAACGCCCCCGTGATCTCCAAGACCGGCACGAGCGACAACGTCGTGCAGACGTGGACGAACGGCGCCTCGTCCTCGGTGGCGACGAGCGTCTGGGTCGGCAACATCCGCGGCAACGTCGGCCTGCTCGACGCCGCCGGCGGCAGTCGCGCGCTGTGGAACATCCGATCGCAGGTCTTCACGAGCTCGATGGCCGACGCGCTCGCCCGCTACCCCGGCGGCGCCTTCCTGCAGCCCGATCCCGAGACGCTGCAGGGCAACGCCATCGCGCTGCCGAACGTCGCGGGCCAGACGCCCGACGAGGCACGCGCCACGCTCGAGGGCGCCGGCTTCTCGGTCGTGGTCGGCGCCACCGTGCCGGGCGCGCAGGAGGCGGGCCGCGTCGAGTACACCTCCCCCGGCGCCGGCTCGCTCGTGCTGCCCGAGGCGTCGGTCACGCTGCTCGTCAGCGACGGCTCGCAGTACGCGCCACCGGAGTCGGCGATCCCCGACCTCGAGGGGCAGTCGCTCGGGGACGCGAGATCCACGATGAGCGCCGCGGGCTTCGACCCCGCCAACCTGCAGATCACGTGGGCGCAGGCGCCGGGTGGCCAGCGCTGCGAGGTGCTCGACCAGAACCCCGACCCCGGCACGAACGGTCCGCCGTCGTCGCCGGTGTCGATCGTCGTCGGCTCCGACCGCGCCGGCCAGGATCCTGGCTGCTGA
- a CDS encoding DUF4177 domain-containing protein encodes MTTWEYATTPLLIHKETAILNNWGADGWELVHIATGAEGGMVAFLKRPKA; translated from the coding sequence ATGACGACCTGGGAGTACGCGACGACCCCGCTCCTCATCCACAAGGAGACGGCGATCCTCAACAACTGGGGCGCCGACGGCTGGGAGCTCGTGCACATCGCGACGGGCGCCGAGGGCGGCATGGTCGCCTTCCTGAAGCGGCCGAAGGCGTGA
- a CDS encoding RidA family protein has product MSVADRLAQLGLSLPAVAPPVAAYVPAVVSGHHVFTSGQLPFVDGALPAIGKVGAEVSPEDAKGYAATCILNALAAVEAQIGSLDRVTRIVKVTGFVASAPGFTGQPGVVNGASELLGELLGDAGVHARSAVGVAELPLGAPVEVELIAEFA; this is encoded by the coding sequence GTGAGCGTCGCCGACCGGCTCGCGCAGCTGGGCCTCTCCCTCCCCGCCGTCGCGCCGCCCGTCGCGGCCTACGTGCCCGCCGTCGTCTCCGGCCACCACGTCTTCACGTCGGGGCAGCTGCCGTTCGTCGACGGCGCGCTGCCCGCGATCGGCAAGGTCGGCGCCGAGGTCTCGCCCGAGGATGCGAAGGGCTACGCCGCGACGTGCATCCTCAACGCCCTCGCGGCGGTCGAGGCGCAGATCGGCTCGCTCGACCGCGTCACGCGCATCGTCAAGGTCACGGGCTTCGTGGCGAGCGCCCCCGGCTTCACGGGGCAGCCGGGCGTCGTGAACGGCGCCTCCGAGCTGCTCGGCGAGCTGCTGGGCGACGCCGGCGTGCACGCGCGCTCGGCCGTCGGCGTCGCGGAGCTGCCCCTCGGCGCGCCCGTCGAGGTCGAGCTCATCGCCGAGTTCGCCTAG
- the acs gene encoding acetate--CoA ligase, whose translation MTDHLTHLDDAAQRTFPPSDAFRAQAVADERLHEEATEDRLAFWAARARELHWHRDFTEVLDWQPPHARWFADGQLNVAYNCLDRHVEAGLGDRVALHWEGEPGDRRTITYAELTAEVQRLANVLLAHGVGDGDRVAIYLPMLPEAVAAMLACARIGAIHSVVFGGFSASNLRMRIDDAKATFVITADGTWRKGKVFPLKPVVDDALREPGHDVTGVLVVRRGENEVEWVEGRDRWYHEAMAEVDADHEAQGFDAEHPLFILYTSGSTGKPKGILHTSGGYLTQASFTHRVVFDLHPETDVYWCTADVGWITGHSYVVYGPLANGATQVLYEGTMDTPGPERPWQLIERYGVTIFYTAPTAIRTFMKLGRQHVQSSDLSSLRVLGTVGEPINPEAWMWYREVVGSGTTPIVDTWWQTETGAMMIAPLPGVTALKPGSAQVPLPGIAIDVVDESGAPVEDGSGGLLVVTEPWPSMLRTIWGDDERYRETYWEKFGDRYFAGDGARKDEDGDIWLLGRVDDVMNVSGHRLSTAEIESSLVAHESTAEAAVVGASDETTGQAVVAFVILKARFADAQSVEESEAALREHVANDIGKIARPRQVFIVPDLPKTRSGKIMRRLLRDLAEGRDLGDTTTLADQGVVEAIRSQLR comes from the coding sequence ATGACCGACCACCTCACGCACCTCGACGACGCGGCGCAGCGCACGTTCCCGCCCAGCGACGCGTTCCGCGCCCAAGCCGTCGCCGACGAGCGACTGCACGAGGAGGCGACCGAGGATCGGCTGGCGTTCTGGGCGGCGAGGGCGCGCGAGCTGCACTGGCACCGCGACTTCACCGAGGTGCTCGACTGGCAGCCTCCGCACGCGCGCTGGTTCGCCGACGGGCAGCTGAACGTGGCCTACAACTGCCTCGACCGGCACGTCGAGGCGGGGCTCGGCGACCGCGTGGCGCTGCACTGGGAGGGCGAGCCCGGCGACCGCCGTACCATCACCTACGCCGAGCTGACTGCCGAGGTCCAGCGGCTCGCGAACGTGCTGCTCGCGCACGGGGTGGGCGACGGCGACCGCGTCGCGATCTACCTGCCGATGCTGCCGGAGGCCGTCGCCGCGATGCTCGCGTGCGCACGCATCGGCGCCATCCACTCCGTCGTCTTCGGCGGCTTCAGCGCCTCCAACCTGCGCATGCGCATCGACGACGCGAAGGCGACGTTCGTCATCACGGCCGACGGCACGTGGCGCAAGGGCAAGGTCTTCCCGCTGAAGCCCGTCGTCGACGACGCGCTGCGCGAGCCCGGCCACGACGTGACCGGCGTGCTCGTCGTGCGTCGCGGCGAGAACGAGGTCGAGTGGGTCGAGGGCCGCGACCGCTGGTACCACGAGGCGATGGCGGAGGTGGACGCCGACCACGAGGCGCAGGGCTTCGACGCCGAGCACCCGCTCTTCATCCTCTACACCTCGGGCTCCACCGGGAAGCCGAAGGGCATCCTCCACACCTCCGGCGGCTACCTGACGCAGGCCTCCTTCACCCACCGCGTCGTCTTCGACCTGCACCCCGAGACCGACGTGTACTGGTGCACGGCCGACGTCGGCTGGATCACCGGCCACTCGTACGTCGTCTACGGCCCGCTCGCGAACGGCGCGACGCAGGTGCTCTACGAGGGCACGATGGACACGCCCGGACCCGAGCGACCCTGGCAGCTCATCGAGCGCTACGGCGTCACCATCTTCTACACGGCGCCGACGGCCATCCGCACGTTCATGAAGCTCGGCCGGCAGCACGTGCAGTCGTCGGACCTGTCGAGCCTGCGCGTGCTCGGCACCGTGGGCGAGCCCATCAACCCCGAGGCGTGGATGTGGTACCGCGAGGTGGTCGGCTCGGGCACGACGCCGATCGTCGACACGTGGTGGCAGACGGAGACGGGCGCGATGATGATCGCACCCCTGCCGGGCGTCACCGCGCTGAAGCCCGGCAGCGCGCAGGTGCCGCTGCCCGGCATCGCCATCGACGTCGTCGACGAGTCGGGTGCGCCGGTCGAGGACGGCTCGGGCGGCCTCCTCGTCGTGACCGAGCCGTGGCCGTCGATGCTCCGCACGATCTGGGGCGACGACGAGCGCTACCGCGAGACGTACTGGGAGAAGTTCGGCGACCGCTACTTCGCCGGCGACGGCGCGCGAAAGGACGAGGACGGCGACATCTGGCTGCTCGGCCGCGTCGACGACGTCATGAACGTGTCCGGACACCGGCTCTCGACCGCCGAGATCGAGTCGTCGCTCGTCGCACACGAGTCGACGGCCGAGGCCGCGGTCGTCGGCGCATCCGACGAGACGACGGGCCAGGCGGTCGTCGCCTTCGTCATCCTCAAGGCGCGGTTCGCGGATGCGCAGTCGGTCGAGGAGTCGGAGGCGGCGCTGCGCGAGCACGTCGCGAACGACATCGGCAAGATCGCCAGGCCGCGTCAGGTGTTCATCGTGCCGGACCTGCCGAAGACGCGCTCGGGCAAGATCATGCGGCGCCTGCTGCGCGACCTCGCCGAGGGACGCGACCTCGGCGACACGACGACGCTCGCCGACCAGGGGGTCGTCGAGGCGATCCGCTCGCAGCTCCGCTGA